The following coding sequences are from one Lolium rigidum isolate FL_2022 chromosome 6, APGP_CSIRO_Lrig_0.1, whole genome shotgun sequence window:
- the LOC124663596 gene encoding cyclin-F2-2-like, translated as MMQPAVNLRAFARPPPRGFGFSCARQPVADLPARLRTPPPSIGIGFSCAHVAADDVPARVRPPPPGFSHPINVLPPSPCKIPVPPKLPKRVSDNDESSTKRQRLCSDYEDDIYANLRRTEQNPEERPRPDYLKTVQKDRVTPSARARLIGWMDAFVRHHDLVDGTLHQAVAYVDRVLSTRAMSAPTDYDLRLLGAVAVFVAAKYEDGQRTVLKLDPDKIAWYGGFATRKEVLDMERHMVAALGYQLSGPTAHIFVSRFTRHAQGEDELKIQRIAHRYADESLRNYACLGYLPSLVAASAIYLARFALRRLDVRPWNAALEELTGYGALDLALCRRAMYYFSESLSCDPQC; from the coding sequence ATGATGCAGCCCGCCGTGAATCTCCGCGCCTTTGCTCGCCCTCCGCCGCGTGGCTTCGGATTCTCCTGCGCTCGGCAGCCCGTCGCCGACCTGCCCGCCCGTCTTCGAACTCCGCCCCCCAGCATCGGAATCGGATTCTCCTGCGCTCATGTGGCCGCCGACGACGTGCCCGCCCGTGTTCGACCTCCGCCTCCCGGCTTCTCCCATCCCATCAACGTGCTCCCGCCATCTCCCTGCAAGATCCCCGTGCCACCGAAGCTCCCAAAGCGTGTCTCCGACAACGACGAGTCCTCCACGAAGCGTCAGCGGCTGTGCTCCGACTACGAAGACGACATCTACGCCAACCTCCGGCGGACGGAGCAGAACCCAGAGGAGCGGCCGCGGCCGGACTACCTGAAGACGGTCCAGAAGGACCGGGTGACCCCATCGGCACGAGCCCGCCTGATCGGATGGATGGACGCGTTCGTCCGGCACCACGACCTCGTCGACGGCACGCTCCACCAGGCCGTCGCCTACGTCGACCGGGTCCTATCGACGCGAGCCATGAGCGCTCCTACCGACTACGATCTCCGTCTCCTGGGCGCCGTGGCCGTCTTCGTGGCCGCCAAGTACGAGGACGGCCAGCGCACCGTGCTCAAGCTAGACCCAGACAAGATCGCCTGGTACGGCGGGTTCGCCACGAGAAAGGAGGTGCTCGACATGGAGcgccacatggtggcggcgctcggGTACCAGCTCAGCGGCCCCACGGCGCACATCTTCGTCAGCCGCTTCACGAGGCACGCCCAAGGAGAGGACGAGCTCAAGATCCAGCGCATAGCGCATCGCTACGCCGACGAGTCGCTGCGCAACTACGCCTGCCTCGGCTACCTGCCGTCCCTCGTGGCGGCGTCGGCGATCTACCTGGCGAGGTTCGCGCTAAGACGGCTGGACGTACGGCCGTGGAACGCGGCGTTGGAGGAGCTCACGGGGTACGGCGCCTTGGACTTGGCTCTCTGCAGGCGTGCTATGTACTACTTCTCGGAGTCGCTCAGTTGTGACCCTCAATGTTGA